From the Methanonatronarchaeum thermophilum genome, the window GCGGCGTGAATTAACTGTGCTCCCATTGATTGAGATGGAGCTAACCGTGCTACAGTTATTTGTCGCTTCGTTGGTCGGTTTGTTTTACATCCCCTGCATCGCTGTTTTAGCAATACTAGCAAAAGAGTTTTCACTCCGTATGACTGTTGGTGTTCTTTTAGCAACTACGGTTGTGGCTTTTACAGTTGGCGGTGTCGTTGCAAGAATTGGACTCCTTATCTAACTGTTGATAGAAAAAACAAACACCAACCCTGTGATATCTCTAACCCACCCTTAAAAAAATTAACAAGTACCTTTGTATTAATTAAAAAATAATTTAAACTTCAAGTTTGTATTAAAAGGACGGTTATCTGTGCTAAAAAAAATATCAAAAAAACTCGAAAAAACATTCAGTAGATCCCCCCTATTCTTCAAGATCTACGCAAAACCATACCAAAACGTCGTTGAAAGAGAGATACAACTAACAAAAAAACATGGAGAACTCAAACAACCATTACTAAACATCGGATGCGGAAGCATGCCCTTCACAGCATACTACCTAGCAAAAAAAACAGGCCTACAGGTACACGCAGTAGACCAAAACCCAGAGATGACAAAACTAGCCAGAGAAACATTACAAAAACTCGATATAGAAAATAAAATAAAAACAATAGAAAAAAAAGCAAGCGAAATCGACTACAAAAACTACCAAAACGTCTACACCGCACTCCACCTATCACCCAAAAAAAAGATATACAACAGATTTATCCAGACAGCTAACCCAAAAGCACAATTCCTTGTCAGAGAACCCAGAAAGAGATTCAAAAACCAATACGACCAAATCCATAATTCAGAAAAACCAAAAGAATGCGTCAAACACAACCTAATCACCTTCAACCGATCCTGCCTATACACAAAAAAATAACCCCCTAAACAACAGGAGCTAAACACTTGAAACCCAGCTTCAATAAAAAAATCGCCTTATGGATATTAGGCGTATCAATACTAATGGGCCTAACTGTTTGGGCTGGATGGCAAGAACTTTTAACAGCCCTAACCCAAACAACACCACAACACCTAACCCTACTACTAATCCTACAACTCACCACAACAATCATGATAGCATACCAATGGAAATATATAATCAATAAAACCTCAAACTACATCGACCTCTGGAAAACATACCTAATCCTACAAGCAGGATCCTTCGTAGAAATGGTAACACCCTCCTCAAAACTAGGAGGTGAAGCCGCCAAAATATAT encodes:
- a CDS encoding methyltransferase domain-containing protein, with the translated sequence MLKKISKKLEKTFSRSPLFFKIYAKPYQNVVEREIQLTKKHGELKQPLLNIGCGSMPFTAYYLAKKTGLQVHAVDQNPEMTKLARETLQKLDIENKIKTIEKKASEIDYKNYQNVYTALHLSPKKKIYNRFIQTANPKAQFLVREPRKRFKNQYDQIHNSEKPKECVKHNLITFNRSCLYTKK